In Ruminiclostridium papyrosolvens DSM 2782, the following proteins share a genomic window:
- a CDS encoding dockerin type I domain-containing protein, with protein MLRKVFLGFLISVMLITCCSFQQGISAATARQMENLDRGVVAVKVSSGVYISWRVLGTETADVTYNLYRDSVKLTNISGASNYVDKSGTMSSKYSVSAVINGNEQAMSSEVNVWGSNYLQIPLQIPNGGTTPDGVAYTYSANDCSVGDLDGDGQYEIVLKWDPSNAKDNSQSGYTGNVYIDAYKMNGKRLWRIDLGKNIRAGAHYTQFMVYDLDGDGKAEIACKTSDGTKDGMGNVIGNAGADYRNSSGYILTGSEYLSIFEGATGKALYTGNYEPARGTVSGWGDSYGNRVDRFLGCIAYLDGVHPSLVMCRGYYTRTVLVAYDWNGSTLTKRWTFDSNSSGNSRYAGQGNHNLSVADVDEDGKDEIVYGSCTIDDSGKGLYTTDLRHGDSMHLGDLNPNRPGLEVWSCHEDTAGNGGVGASFRDAKTGSVIFKFGASKDVGRACSADLTAQYPGEEVWAAGSPLYSCTGQNIGSAPSQKNFAIWWDGDELRELLDGTSITKYGGGTLLSAVDCASNNGTKSTPCLQADILGDWREEAVWRTSDNKYLNIYTTTDLTSRRIYTLMHNAVYRLGIAWQNVAYNQPPHTGFFLGSGMATPPQPSIYLAGGKPVTIDGKLIKALAVNDTENSGDWSIQQNLQVGDVVYGDRTYKFTQVPQELTGCEWIRTACDSKIYSADEATFTAKSDITVYTGLDTRAASIPDWLKGWTFTGKTLISDNSSVDYNLYKKDYTANSLVTLGTNGASASLVNYVVIVKPQAAEFLLGDANGDGEVNSLDYAMLKSYLLEKISLSQEAMKAVDFNNDNTIDSIDLALFRKNLLEVL; from the coding sequence ATGTTAAGAAAGGTGTTTCTGGGCTTTTTAATTAGTGTAATGCTGATAACTTGTTGTAGTTTTCAACAAGGGATATCAGCTGCAACGGCACGTCAGATGGAAAATCTGGACAGGGGTGTAGTAGCAGTTAAAGTCAGCAGTGGCGTTTATATAAGTTGGCGTGTATTGGGTACTGAAACAGCTGATGTAACCTATAATCTTTACCGGGACTCAGTAAAGCTGACTAACATATCAGGTGCAAGTAATTATGTTGACAAGTCAGGTACTATGAGTTCAAAGTACTCTGTAAGTGCAGTAATAAACGGTAACGAACAGGCAATGTCATCGGAAGTAAACGTATGGGGAAGCAATTATCTGCAAATTCCCCTCCAGATTCCCAATGGAGGAACGACACCTGACGGAGTGGCATATACATATAGTGCCAATGACTGCAGTGTTGGGGATTTGGACGGGGACGGACAATATGAAATTGTTTTGAAATGGGACCCTTCAAATGCAAAGGACAACTCACAAAGCGGATATACGGGGAATGTATACATAGATGCATATAAAATGAACGGTAAACGTTTATGGAGAATTGACCTTGGAAAAAATATCCGTGCAGGTGCCCATTATACACAATTTATGGTATACGATTTAGATGGCGACGGTAAAGCGGAAATAGCATGTAAAACTTCAGACGGAACCAAAGACGGTATGGGAAATGTAATAGGAAATGCAGGTGCGGACTACCGTAATTCTTCTGGATATATACTGACAGGTTCTGAATACCTGAGCATATTTGAAGGTGCCACAGGTAAGGCGCTTTACACAGGAAACTATGAGCCAGCCCGAGGTACTGTTTCCGGTTGGGGAGATTCATATGGCAATCGAGTTGACCGTTTTCTGGGATGTATTGCATATCTGGATGGTGTGCACCCAAGTCTTGTTATGTGCAGGGGATACTACACAAGGACAGTGTTGGTTGCCTACGACTGGAACGGCTCAACCTTAACCAAACGTTGGACTTTCGACAGCAACAGCAGCGGTAATTCCCGTTATGCCGGACAAGGCAACCACAATCTTAGTGTAGCTGATGTGGATGAGGACGGAAAGGACGAGATTGTCTATGGCTCCTGTACCATTGATGATTCAGGAAAGGGACTGTACACTACAGATTTAAGACACGGAGATTCAATGCATCTGGGGGACCTTAACCCCAACCGACCGGGCCTTGAAGTCTGGTCCTGCCATGAGGATACCGCAGGCAACGGAGGAGTCGGTGCGTCCTTCCGCGATGCTAAGACGGGAAGTGTGATTTTTAAGTTTGGGGCATCCAAAGATGTGGGAAGGGCGTGTTCGGCAGATTTGACCGCACAATATCCCGGTGAGGAGGTATGGGCGGCAGGCTCACCTTTGTACAGCTGTACCGGACAAAACATCGGTTCTGCACCTTCCCAGAAGAATTTTGCGATATGGTGGGACGGAGATGAACTTCGTGAGCTTTTAGACGGTACAAGCATCACTAAATACGGTGGAGGAACATTGCTTTCGGCAGTAGACTGTGCATCCAACAACGGCACAAAGTCCACTCCCTGTCTACAGGCGGATATATTGGGTGACTGGAGGGAAGAGGCTGTATGGAGAACCTCCGATAACAAATACTTAAATATTTATACAACCACAGACTTAACAAGCAGGCGTATTTATACCTTGATGCACAATGCTGTATACAGATTGGGAATAGCCTGGCAGAATGTAGCATATAACCAGCCTCCCCATACAGGCTTTTTCTTAGGAAGTGGCATGGCAACACCTCCGCAGCCTTCTATATATCTGGCAGGAGGTAAACCTGTTACTATTGACGGTAAACTGATAAAGGCGTTAGCAGTAAATGATACCGAAAATTCCGGTGACTGGTCAATCCAACAAAATCTGCAGGTTGGGGATGTGGTGTACGGTGACAGGACATATAAATTTACACAGGTTCCTCAGGAGCTTACGGGTTGTGAATGGATAAGGACGGCATGTGATTCCAAAATATATTCTGCCGATGAAGCCACTTTTACGGCAAAATCAGATATAACGGTTTATACGGGCTTGGATACAAGAGCTGCAAGTATTCCGGATTGGCTGAAGGGATGGACTTTCACAGGGAAAACCTTGATAAGTGATAACAGCTCTGTTGACTACAACCTATATAAAAAAGATTATACTGCAAATTCTCTTGTAACTCTTGGCACAAACGGTGCCTCTGCAAGCTTGGTAAACTATGTTGTTATCGTAAAGCCACAGGCAGCAGAGTTCCTTTTAGGTGATGCAAATGGTGACGGTGAGGTAAATTCTCTTGATTATGCCATGCTCAAGTCATACCTTCTGGAAAAGATAAGTTTGTCACAGGAAGCCATGAAGGCCGTTGATTTTAATAATGATAATACAATAGATTCTATTGATTTGGCTTTGTTCAGAAAGAATTTATTGGAAGTCTTATAA
- a CDS encoding ABC transporter ATP-binding protein encodes MKKKAKEVSNLASIKNNIFALKIAWSITKSNVIHALMLNILGYFEWVFFSTIFMRYIIKAFEKKMSFNSITVFILICGGVFALIGLYRSYVNNVAFPLNMTKTYEGLYMKLYQKARNVELSCFEDVEFYNKYTMAVDGAGDKIASVVKNAWGILVGIFATIIVFFSMYDIDKMAVLFVVFPIIGNFIFGGILNKLELKRYKEGIPNERVFQYVNRVMYLAEYAKEMRLSKVYSLIKEKYNDAIKKTISIADKYGTKSIIMEVLKVVFTFSVIFEGVLLYGAYRAIVVKSISLSDLAVLSSTMVSATWILIGLFNNIVEAMKNGLFVNNLRTFIEYKEVIPEDWDGDMPETVISSIEFRNVSFSYKDGKYALKNLNFCISGNNVVAVVGHNGAGKSTIIKLLFRLYDPTNGEILVNGRNIKEYNLRAYRQLFAAAFQDYKVLALSVKDNVLMGHKVENEDEAVIEALKKTGVYEKVETLSKGINTILTKEFDEDGAVLSGGQYQKIVVARAFVQNTPIKVFDEPSSALDPIAEYDLYKSIMSESKDKTMIFISHRLSSVKNADRVFMFEHGELIEQGTHDELMKLKGSYADMYTKQAMNYLAVDKIEEGVAL; translated from the coding sequence TTGAAAAAGAAAGCAAAAGAGGTGTCAAATTTAGCTTCAATAAAGAATAACATCTTTGCGTTGAAAATAGCATGGAGTATTACTAAAAGCAATGTAATCCATGCATTGATGCTTAATATCTTAGGATATTTTGAATGGGTGTTTTTCAGCACAATTTTTATGAGGTACATAATCAAAGCATTTGAAAAGAAAATGAGCTTTAACAGTATAACGGTATTTATATTAATTTGCGGTGGGGTATTTGCATTAATCGGATTATACAGAAGCTATGTAAACAATGTAGCGTTCCCACTAAACATGACTAAAACATACGAAGGTCTGTATATGAAACTGTATCAAAAGGCCAGAAATGTTGAACTTAGCTGCTTCGAGGATGTGGAATTTTATAATAAATACACTATGGCAGTTGACGGTGCCGGAGACAAAATTGCAAGCGTAGTGAAAAATGCATGGGGTATATTAGTAGGTATATTTGCAACTATTATAGTGTTTTTTTCCATGTATGACATAGACAAGATGGCTGTGCTATTTGTAGTTTTCCCAATAATAGGAAACTTTATTTTTGGCGGCATTTTGAACAAGCTGGAGCTGAAAAGGTACAAAGAAGGCATACCTAATGAGAGAGTTTTTCAGTATGTAAACAGAGTTATGTATCTGGCTGAATATGCAAAAGAAATGCGACTATCCAAGGTTTACAGCCTGATAAAGGAAAAATATAACGATGCTATAAAAAAGACTATCAGTATAGCAGATAAATATGGGACTAAATCTATAATAATGGAAGTACTGAAAGTTGTATTTACATTTTCCGTAATTTTTGAGGGTGTCTTACTTTACGGTGCTTACAGAGCAATTGTCGTGAAGAGTATTTCTCTTTCGGATCTCGCAGTACTTTCAAGTACAATGGTGTCTGCTACATGGATTTTAATAGGCTTGTTTAACAATATTGTGGAGGCTATGAAGAACGGATTGTTTGTTAATAACCTGCGTACCTTTATAGAATACAAGGAAGTCATTCCTGAAGACTGGGACGGGGATATGCCTGAAACTGTTATTTCATCTATTGAATTCCGCAATGTCAGCTTTTCTTACAAGGACGGCAAATATGCATTAAAGAATCTGAATTTTTGCATATCAGGAAATAATGTTGTAGCTGTTGTAGGACATAACGGGGCAGGAAAATCAACGATTATCAAGCTGCTGTTCCGTCTGTATGACCCTACCAACGGAGAAATCCTTGTAAACGGCAGAAACATAAAGGAATACAATCTCAGGGCCTACCGACAATTGTTTGCCGCGGCTTTTCAGGATTACAAGGTACTTGCTCTTTCTGTAAAAGATAATGTTTTGATGGGGCACAAAGTTGAAAATGAGGATGAAGCGGTTATAGAAGCTTTAAAGAAAACCGGTGTGTATGAAAAGGTTGAGACTCTGTCAAAAGGAATAAATACCATATTAACCAAGGAATTTGACGAGGACGGAGCTGTTCTTTCAGGGGGCCAATATCAGAAAATAGTAGTCGCAAGAGCCTTTGTTCAGAATACTCCCATCAAGGTTTTTGACGAACCTTCATCAGCTCTTGACCCAATTGCCGAATATGATTTATATAAAAGCATAATGAGTGAGAGTAAAGACAAAACAATGATATTCATATCCCACCGTCTTTCATCAGTAAAAAATGCGGACAGGGTATTCATGTTTGAACATGGAGAGCTTATTGAACAGGGAACTCATGACGAGTTGATGAAACTGAAGGGCTCCTATGCGGATATGTATACAAAACAGGCTATGAACTATCTGGCAGTGGATAAAATAGAAGAGGGGGTTGCACTATGA